One segment of Paenibacillus sp. FSL R7-0337 DNA contains the following:
- a CDS encoding TetR/AcrR family transcriptional regulator: MSKAERQEQEREAMRNLILTTAGELLAEKGIRQLSIRKIAERMEYSAGIIYHYFQGKEDIVEQLLQRGYRELMGGLIAGSEASPDENSPEECLRRSLRQFIKVTTAEGSQYRSMMLNDSPSVLSHTGVLHQGAALESSGIAMLCDTLRQFSGMASCKQRELELTAQIIWSAAFGLIMRLMVEGNLPEVQKEALINRHIEAMVRIAQG; encoded by the coding sequence ATGAGCAAAGCAGAGAGACAAGAGCAGGAGCGCGAAGCGATGCGTAATCTGATTCTCACTACGGCTGGCGAGCTGCTGGCAGAGAAGGGGATCAGGCAGCTGTCGATCCGCAAAATCGCTGAACGGATGGAGTATTCGGCAGGCATTATTTATCACTATTTTCAGGGAAAAGAAGACATTGTGGAACAGCTTCTTCAGCGGGGCTACCGGGAGCTAATGGGCGGACTGATTGCCGGATCGGAAGCTTCACCAGATGAAAACTCTCCAGAAGAGTGCTTAAGACGCTCGCTGAGACAGTTCATTAAGGTCACAACCGCAGAAGGCTCACAGTACCGGAGTATGATGCTGAATGATTCGCCGTCCGTGCTTAGCCACACCGGGGTTTTGCATCAGGGAGCAGCCCTGGAAAGCAGCGGGATCGCCATGCTCTGTGATACGCTCCGTCAATTCAGCGGGATGGCCTCCTGTAAGCAGAGGGAGCTTGAACTCACCGCCCAAATCATCTGGAGCGCAGCTTTTGGACTGATAATGAGGCTGATGGTAGAGGGGAATCTGCCTGAGGTGCAGAAGGAGGCTCTGATTAACCGGCACATAGAAGCCATGGTGCGTATTGCACAAGGATAG
- a CDS encoding TetR/AcrR family transcriptional regulator has protein sequence MTPRTKEQNEDIRLRRLVQIRKAAADVFLNKGPLLEIRDVAAEAGLGYGTVYHYYSNKGDLLHDLLWDALDRAGEWLKSLHMAEPELPLKIPLDSSAAGVRLLQLWAEDHAIYLLCKQAGEGFPTLPEARSSPLIAEFRREVLTPLSTLLGTGLTEVLVSHERATVDAQHELQHTEMLLAALVGCAALSLRRGQLNEDATEIVRILKL, from the coding sequence ATGACTCCCCGCACGAAGGAACAGAACGAAGATATCCGGCTGCGGCGGCTGGTGCAGATCCGCAAGGCAGCAGCGGACGTATTTTTGAATAAAGGGCCTCTATTAGAAATCCGGGATGTGGCTGCGGAGGCCGGTCTCGGTTATGGTACGGTCTATCATTATTACAGCAACAAGGGCGATTTGCTTCACGACTTGTTATGGGATGCGCTCGACCGGGCCGGGGAATGGCTGAAGTCCCTGCATATGGCAGAGCCGGAGCTGCCGTTAAAGATACCGCTTGACAGTTCTGCCGCCGGGGTGCGGCTATTGCAGCTATGGGCGGAAGATCACGCTATCTATCTGTTGTGTAAGCAGGCGGGTGAGGGATTCCCTACTCTGCCTGAAGCCCGCTCTTCCCCGCTCATTGCCGAGTTCCGCCGGGAGGTGCTGACCCCGTTGTCCACGTTGCTTGGCACCGGACTTACGGAGGTCTTAGTGTCTCATGAGCGAGCAACTGTCGATGCACAGCATGAATTGCAGCACACGGAGATGCTGTTAGCCGCTCTGGTCGGCTGTGCTGCATTGTCCCTCCGCAGAGGGCAGCTTAATGAAGATGCAACGGAGATCGTCAGAATTCTTAAACTATAA
- a CDS encoding GNAT family N-acetyltransferase: MELGIELVPKEQKQMISRLMQFYLYDFTRYLELQVDREGLFPSYPGLEAYWSSGKNKFVYLFTVDGNVAGFALIDRLLRDPEGEFYMTEFFVMQRYRRSGVGTWAAHRLFDMFPGSWKVSQIRANIPARDFWHRVIGAYTGGDFQERFNSRQGNPSQYFSTLNTNRVKK, encoded by the coding sequence ATGGAACTTGGAATCGAGCTGGTTCCTAAAGAGCAGAAGCAGATGATAAGCAGATTGATGCAGTTCTATTTGTATGACTTTACCCGCTACCTGGAGCTGCAGGTGGACCGTGAAGGATTGTTCCCGTCCTATCCGGGACTTGAGGCTTACTGGAGCAGCGGTAAAAATAAATTCGTCTACCTGTTCACCGTAGACGGCAATGTCGCAGGCTTTGCCCTGATCGACCGTCTGCTGCGCGACCCGGAGGGCGAGTTCTATATGACGGAGTTTTTTGTGATGCAGCGCTACCGTCGCAGCGGTGTAGGAACCTGGGCGGCGCACCGGCTGTTCGACATGTTCCCGGGCAGCTGGAAGGTGTCGCAGATTCGTGCCAACATCCCTGCGCGGGATTTCTGGCACCGGGTCATCGGAGCTTATACCGGCGGTGATTTCCAGGAGCGGTTCAACTCCCGCCAAGGCAATCCCAGCCAATATTTCAGCACATTAAATACTAATAGAGTTAAGAAATAA
- a CDS encoding pentapeptide repeat-containing protein encodes MLDNHSFSESHTTNPGLPELQSDCLNCFGLCCAALHFSASSDFAIDKPAGQPCPNLREDFLCGIHTELRKRGFRGCTVYDCFGAGQKISNLTYGGRDWRQAPETAGQMFEVLPVMRQLHELLWYLHEALALRGTETLHDSLIKMLDQTQALTLLSPEKLLQLEVPVHRAEVNELLLRASELARTAARKQLAPAPKRQKNYGRGADLIGAKLRGADLRCLSLRGAYLIAADLSGADLRFADLIGADFRDTNLSGADLRGSLFLTQAQLQAAQGSPSTKLPESLRHPEHWA; translated from the coding sequence TTGTTAGACAATCATTCATTTTCTGAATCCCATACTACGAACCCCGGACTGCCGGAGCTGCAATCGGATTGTCTGAACTGCTTCGGACTATGCTGCGCAGCACTTCATTTCTCTGCTTCCTCAGACTTCGCCATAGACAAGCCTGCCGGACAGCCCTGTCCCAATCTGCGGGAGGACTTCCTCTGCGGCATTCATACTGAGCTGAGAAAACGCGGCTTCCGGGGATGTACGGTATATGACTGCTTCGGGGCCGGGCAGAAAATCTCCAATCTAACCTATGGCGGACGCGACTGGCGTCAGGCTCCCGAGACTGCTGGACAGATGTTCGAGGTTCTTCCTGTTATGCGCCAGCTGCATGAGTTGCTATGGTATCTGCACGAGGCACTGGCGCTGCGCGGGACCGAGACCCTGCATGATTCACTTATCAAAATGTTGGATCAGACACAGGCTCTCACCCTGCTCAGTCCGGAAAAGCTGCTTCAGCTCGAAGTGCCTGTGCACCGCGCTGAAGTCAACGAGCTGCTGCTGCGTGCCAGCGAGCTAGCGCGCACCGCTGCCCGCAAGCAGCTTGCCCCGGCTCCGAAGCGCCAGAAGAACTATGGACGCGGGGCCGATCTGATTGGGGCCAAGCTGCGCGGGGCCGACCTCCGTTGCCTCAGCTTACGCGGCGCATATCTGATCGCTGCGGATCTCAGCGGCGCTGACCTGCGGTTCGCCGATCTGATTGGCGCGGACTTCCGCGACACGAATCTAAGCGGAGCCGATCTGCGGGGCAGCCTCTTCCTGACTCAGGCACAGCTGCAAGCTGCGCAAGGCAGCCCGTCCACCAAGCTGCCAGAATCCTTAAGGCATCCAGAGCACTGGGCTTGA
- the map gene encoding type I methionyl aminopeptidase yields MIILKSPREIKEMKQASQIVADCYREVSKRIVPGITTLEINDFVAKHITKLGGKQFTKGYNGFPAETCISINDVVAHGIPSSKRVVKEGDLLKLDIVAQYGGWFGDSCMSYAVGEIGPEAQRLMQVTKECLDLGIARAVPGGRLGDITSAIQQHAEAHGYSVVRDLLAHGIGRSLHEEPSYVHIGTAGKGIRLKEGMVFTIEPMINEGTYQISIDDDEWTARTADGKLSAQYEHTIAITADGPLILTAQ; encoded by the coding sequence ATGATTATTCTTAAATCCCCCAGAGAAATTAAAGAGATGAAGCAAGCCAGCCAAATTGTTGCCGACTGCTACCGTGAGGTGTCCAAACGGATCGTACCCGGTATCACCACGCTTGAAATTAATGATTTTGTGGCCAAACATATCACCAAGCTCGGCGGCAAGCAGTTTACCAAAGGCTACAACGGTTTCCCTGCCGAGACCTGCATATCTATTAATGATGTGGTTGCTCACGGGATTCCATCCAGCAAGCGGGTCGTGAAGGAAGGTGACTTGCTGAAGCTGGACATTGTGGCGCAATACGGAGGTTGGTTCGGAGATTCATGCATGAGCTACGCTGTGGGTGAGATCGGGCCGGAGGCGCAGAGATTAATGCAGGTTACGAAGGAATGCCTCGACCTGGGCATCGCCCGGGCTGTTCCGGGAGGACGGCTGGGTGACATCACATCGGCTATCCAGCAGCATGCCGAAGCACACGGTTATTCGGTTGTGCGTGATCTGCTGGCGCATGGCATCGGACGAAGCCTGCATGAGGAGCCGAGCTACGTGCATATCGGCACCGCAGGCAAAGGCATCCGCCTCAAAGAAGGCATGGTGTTTACGATTGAGCCCATGATTAACGAAGGCACATACCAGATCTCCATAGACGATGATGAATGGACCGCGAGAACGGCTGACGGCAAACTATCCGCGCAGTATGAGCACACCATTGCCATCACCGCAGATGGACCGCTGATTTTAACGGCCCAGTAA
- the glp gene encoding gephyrin-like molybdotransferase Glp: MTNEYSNDKFQRSALQVTVAQGRLKPYAALLALEAVPLDRSSGRYLGESIAAPHPFPAFDRSSMDGFAVIAADTLAAGDPDTVWLEVVDVIPCGAVASREITAGTAARIMTGAQIPGGADTVIMMEATESRMEGGVTYVGIRKPQERGLHITPCGLELRTGDPVLPEGTLIGAGEIAVLAALGVAEVPVRRRPKVAVFATGTELLEVDEPLVPGKIRNSNSPMLEALIREAGGEPVMLGAIIDDLELARSKVQMALESYDLVITTGGVSVGDYDIMGDLVREQSGEMLFNKIAMRPGSVTTAAVRGGSILLALSGNPGACFVGFQLFARPVIGLMQGAAQPYLPEWTVVLGEDYKRTNSFTRYVRARLEIREAVLYAYPAAVDESSVTVTIKDSDCLIVIPPDSGQLCAGDKVTVLKLPGEIWG; encoded by the coding sequence GTGACAAACGAATACAGTAATGATAAATTTCAGCGCTCAGCGCTTCAAGTTACAGTGGCGCAAGGCAGGCTTAAGCCTTATGCTGCGCTGCTTGCGCTGGAAGCTGTACCCCTGGATCGCAGCAGCGGGCGGTATCTGGGTGAATCTATTGCTGCACCGCATCCTTTTCCGGCATTTGACCGCTCCAGCATGGACGGCTTCGCCGTGATTGCGGCAGATACTTTAGCGGCAGGGGACCCTGACACGGTCTGGCTTGAAGTCGTTGATGTCATTCCCTGCGGCGCAGTAGCCTCCAGAGAGATTACGGCTGGCACTGCTGCGCGCATTATGACTGGCGCTCAGATTCCAGGCGGCGCAGACACCGTGATTATGATGGAAGCTACGGAGAGCCGGATGGAGGGCGGAGTCACTTATGTCGGTATCCGTAAGCCGCAAGAGCGGGGGTTGCATATTACCCCTTGCGGTTTGGAGCTTAGAACAGGTGATCCAGTGCTTCCTGAAGGGACTCTAATCGGCGCTGGCGAAATTGCTGTTCTGGCAGCGCTCGGGGTGGCGGAGGTTCCTGTCCGCCGCAGACCCAAGGTGGCTGTCTTCGCTACCGGAACTGAACTGCTGGAGGTGGACGAGCCGTTAGTCCCGGGCAAAATCCGCAACAGCAACTCTCCCATGTTGGAGGCGCTAATCCGGGAAGCGGGCGGTGAGCCCGTGATGCTGGGTGCGATCATCGATGATCTGGAGCTGGCCCGCAGTAAGGTGCAGATGGCACTGGAGAGCTACGATCTGGTGATTACTACCGGCGGCGTATCTGTCGGGGATTATGATATTATGGGGGATTTGGTCCGTGAGCAGAGTGGAGAGATGCTGTTCAATAAAATAGCCATGCGCCCCGGCAGCGTCACTACGGCAGCCGTTCGCGGCGGGAGCATCCTGCTCGCCTTATCCGGCAATCCGGGCGCCTGCTTCGTAGGATTCCAGCTGTTTGCCCGTCCGGTCATCGGACTGATGCAGGGGGCAGCACAGCCGTATCTGCCGGAATGGACAGTAGTGCTGGGTGAAGATTATAAGAGAACCAACAGCTTCACCCGTTATGTCCGTGCCCGTCTGGAGATCCGCGAAGCAGTGCTCTATGCTTATCCAGCCGCTGTAGACGAGTCATCCGTCACGGTTACGATCAAAGACAGCGACTGCCTGATCGTCATCCCGCCGGACAGCGGACAATTATGTGCCGGGGACAAGGTAACTGTGCTGAAGCTGCCGGGTGAGATCTGGGGGTGA
- a CDS encoding flavodoxin domain-containing protein, with protein MSNRIMIVYASKYGCTEKAALLLQARLDGAEVVNLRSGKLPDLTGYNTVILGGSIYYGRIRKEMAAFTAQHKQELLTKRLGLYICAGMTGEKGEQELKQAYPGIIYNKALAREIMGDEIYPDRISALDKWVIRMVKGKEHKTGGGLSMDKLERFAHTMAAGG; from the coding sequence GTGAGCAATCGGATAATGATCGTGTATGCAAGCAAATACGGATGTACTGAAAAAGCTGCATTACTGCTGCAAGCCAGGCTGGACGGGGCTGAGGTGGTGAATCTGAGATCTGGCAAGCTGCCCGATCTGACTGGCTACAACACAGTAATTCTAGGCGGTTCGATTTACTATGGCAGAATCCGTAAGGAGATGGCTGCATTCACAGCCCAGCACAAGCAAGAGCTCTTAACCAAACGGCTGGGATTGTACATCTGTGCAGGAATGACAGGGGAGAAGGGGGAGCAGGAGCTTAAGCAGGCATATCCCGGGATCATCTACAACAAGGCGCTTGCCAGGGAGATCATGGGCGATGAGATCTACCCGGACCGGATATCTGCACTGGATAAGTGGGTTATACGTATGGTAAAAGGCAAGGAGCACAAGACAGGAGGCGGGCTGTCCATGGATAAGCTGGAACGCTTCGCGCATACGATGGCGGCAGGCGGGTAG
- the xerS gene encoding tyrosine recombinase XerS produces MSIQKAADRANLDQRLPQMPWFVQQFIDYKRPDLSPSTLLEYIRDYESFFGWLRGEGLSVAASNADITLLELETLHMDSIVGYRLHLTTRAENANSRVTVSRKLSALRSLFHYLSQIAEDENFYPLLKRNIMAKVEIKRIHKPKDTAAKLKGKILEDEELLEFVGYIYEGYGTDVEANKQAYYSWQLNRERDACIASLILNSGLRVSEVVNLSVDDIDVTNKLLYVFRKGHNDETFKTPVYFREQSKDDLSLYLSLRQNRYKTPKREKALFIALPNGSKEGKRMTKRAIQEMIIKYAKRFGKPYLTVHKLRHSFATDYYLQNDIYRTKEQLGHASTETTEIYAHLTDKTMSEAIERRMDNEPPQ; encoded by the coding sequence ATCAGTATTCAAAAAGCGGCCGACCGGGCAAACCTGGATCAGCGGCTGCCGCAAATGCCCTGGTTTGTCCAGCAGTTTATCGACTATAAACGGCCGGATTTGTCCCCCTCCACGCTGCTGGAGTATATCCGTGACTATGAATCCTTTTTCGGCTGGCTGCGGGGTGAAGGTCTGTCTGTTGCGGCCAGCAATGCTGACATCACACTCCTTGAGCTGGAGACCCTGCATATGGACAGCATTGTCGGCTACCGTTTGCACTTGACCACCCGGGCTGAGAATGCCAATTCGCGGGTGACCGTATCCCGTAAGCTGTCTGCGCTGCGCTCCCTGTTCCATTACTTAAGCCAGATTGCTGAGGATGAGAACTTTTACCCGCTGCTGAAGCGTAATATTATGGCCAAGGTTGAGATCAAGCGCATTCACAAACCGAAGGATACCGCCGCCAAGCTCAAAGGTAAAATTCTGGAGGACGAGGAGCTGCTGGAGTTCGTAGGCTACATCTATGAAGGATATGGCACAGATGTGGAAGCCAATAAGCAGGCTTATTATTCTTGGCAGCTTAACCGTGAACGGGATGCCTGTATTGCCAGTCTGATCCTAAATTCCGGCCTGCGCGTCTCCGAGGTGGTTAATCTGAGCGTGGATGATATAGATGTCACTAATAAGCTGCTCTATGTATTCCGCAAGGGTCATAACGACGAGACCTTCAAGACCCCGGTCTATTTCCGGGAACAGTCGAAGGATGATCTCAGCTTGTATCTAAGCCTCCGCCAGAATAGGTATAAGACGCCGAAACGGGAAAAAGCCCTCTTCATTGCCCTGCCCAACGGCAGCAAAGAAGGCAAACGGATGACCAAACGGGCGATCCAGGAGATGATCATCAAATACGCCAAACGGTTCGGCAAGCCTTATCTGACGGTGCATAAGCTGCGGCACTCTTTTGCCACCGATTATTACCTGCAGAATGACATCTACCGGACAAAGGAACAACTGGGCCATGCTTCTACAGAGACTACCGAGATCTATGCCCATCTCACGGATAAAACGATGTCTGAGGCGATTGAACGCCGTATGGACAATGAACCGCCGCAGTAA